A genome region from Vibrio tapetis subsp. tapetis includes the following:
- the nlpI gene encoding lipoprotein NlpI, whose amino-acid sequence MVKWLKIAGVSALLLLTGCASNNSQWVYPPMAVPLQPSLQQEVQIARLSQLLTRQDLNNDVRAKMYYERGNYYDSVGLRDLARLDFERSLKLNPRQPDVYNLLGVYFTEKREFDAAYESFDSTLDLDPDNEYAERNRAIALYYGGRYELAFEEMSKHYLDDPQDPFRALWLYVIELEIDPVAAESKLKQRYDDRGERWGWLMVAIMLEEITEEQAYKAIVDGTTGNEVLAQRLTEVYFYLGKRHQLKGDFANAISLYKLSLAFNVFEYVEHRYSYLELGNMYNILREARQQELEKEQQ is encoded by the coding sequence TTGGTTAAATGGTTAAAAATAGCAGGAGTTAGTGCGCTTCTACTGCTAACAGGATGTGCATCTAACAATAGCCAATGGGTTTATCCACCTATGGCCGTTCCGCTTCAACCTAGCTTGCAACAAGAAGTTCAAATTGCTCGCCTTTCTCAGTTACTCACTCGTCAAGATTTGAACAATGATGTTCGTGCAAAAATGTATTACGAACGCGGTAATTATTACGATAGTGTTGGTTTGCGAGATTTAGCTCGATTGGATTTTGAGCGCTCACTTAAACTGAACCCTCGCCAACCGGATGTTTATAACCTGCTTGGTGTTTACTTTACTGAGAAACGAGAATTTGATGCGGCTTATGAATCCTTCGATTCTACCTTAGATCTCGATCCTGACAACGAATATGCCGAGCGTAACCGTGCGATTGCACTTTATTATGGTGGTCGCTACGAACTCGCTTTTGAAGAAATGAGTAAGCATTATTTAGATGATCCTCAAGACCCATTTCGAGCTCTTTGGCTTTATGTTATAGAGCTTGAAATTGATCCGGTTGCCGCTGAGAGTAAATTAAAGCAGCGCTACGACGACAGAGGTGAACGCTGGGGCTGGCTCATGGTCGCCATTATGCTAGAAGAAATCACCGAAGAGCAGGCATACAAAGCCATCGTTGATGGAACGACAGGGAACGAAGTTCTGGCTCAACGTTTAACCGAAGTGTATTTTTATTTAGGTAAGCGACATCAACTAAAAGGAGATTTCGCAAATGCTATCTCACTTTATAAGTTGTCATTGGCGTTCAATGTATTTGAGTACGTAGAGCACAGGTACTCTTACCTTGAACTCGGTAATATGTACAATATCCTTCGTGAAGCAAGGCAGCAGGAGCTCGAAAAAGAGCAGCAATGA
- the pnp gene encoding polyribonucleotide nucleotidyltransferase — MFEKPVVKSFKYGNHTVTLETGVMARQATAAVMASMDDTSVFVSVVAKKAAVEGQDFFPLTVNYQERTYAAGKIPGGFFKREGRPSEAETLTARLIDRPIRPLFPSAFKNEVQVIATVVSINPDVNPDMITMIATSAALSIAGVPFNGPIGAARVGHIDGELVLNPSNTELENSKLDLVVSGTEGAVLMVESEADNLSEEEMLAAVVYGHDQQQVVIKAINEFAEEVATPSWNWEAPAVNTELKALVAEKAETRLSDAYQITEKMARYEQVGAIKNEVVAELLASDETLDEREVRGMLGSLEKNVVRGRIIAGNPRIDGREKDMVRALDVRTGVLPRTHGSSLFTRGETQALVTATLGTQRDAQIIDSLMGEKKDHFLLHYNFPPYCVGETGFVGSPKRREIGHGKLAKRGIAAVMPSIEEFPYTVRVVSEITESNGSSSMASVCGTSLALMDAGVPIKASVAGIAMGLVKEGDDFVVLSDILGDEDHLGDMDFKVAGTNEGITALQMDIKIEGITKEIMQIALNQAQGARKHILTVMDEAISGAREDISEFAPRIHTMKINTDKIRDVIGKGGAVIRSLCEETGTTIEIEDDGTVKIAATSGEQAEDAINRIKALTAEVEVGTIYMGKVARLADFGAFVTILPGKDGLVHISQIADKRVEKVSDYLTEGQEVPVKVLEIDRQGRVRLSMKEAVEKPAEEAASSDEASAE; from the coding sequence ATGTTCGAAAAACCAGTTGTTAAGTCGTTTAAATACGGCAACCACACCGTTACTCTAGAAACAGGCGTAATGGCTCGCCAAGCGACTGCTGCAGTTATGGCAAGCATGGACGATACATCAGTATTCGTTTCTGTTGTTGCTAAAAAAGCGGCTGTAGAAGGTCAAGACTTCTTCCCGCTAACAGTTAACTACCAAGAGCGTACTTACGCTGCTGGTAAAATCCCTGGTGGTTTCTTCAAGCGTGAAGGTCGTCCTTCTGAAGCTGAAACACTAACGGCTCGTCTTATCGACCGTCCAATCCGTCCACTTTTCCCAAGTGCTTTCAAAAACGAAGTACAGGTAATTGCAACGGTTGTTTCTATCAACCCTGACGTAAACCCAGACATGATCACTATGATCGCTACGTCTGCGGCACTGTCTATCGCTGGTGTTCCATTCAACGGTCCTATCGGTGCAGCACGTGTTGGTCACATCGATGGCGAACTAGTACTTAACCCTTCAAATACTGAGCTTGAAAACTCTAAACTAGACCTTGTTGTGTCTGGTACTGAAGGTGCGGTACTTATGGTTGAATCTGAAGCAGACAACTTGTCTGAAGAAGAGATGCTAGCAGCGGTTGTTTACGGTCACGATCAACAACAAGTAGTCATCAAAGCAATCAATGAGTTCGCAGAAGAAGTTGCTACTCCTTCTTGGAACTGGGAAGCACCAGCAGTAAACACTGAGCTTAAAGCGCTTGTTGCTGAAAAAGCAGAAACTCGTCTTTCTGATGCTTACCAAATCACTGAAAAAATGGCTCGTTACGAGCAAGTTGGCGCAATCAAAAATGAAGTCGTTGCTGAGCTTCTAGCGTCTGACGAAACTTTGGATGAGCGCGAAGTTCGCGGCATGCTTGGTTCTCTAGAGAAAAACGTTGTACGTGGCCGCATCATTGCTGGTAACCCACGTATTGATGGTCGTGAGAAAGACATGGTTCGTGCACTTGATGTTCGTACTGGCGTTCTTCCACGTACTCACGGTTCTTCTTTGTTCACTCGTGGTGAAACTCAAGCACTTGTTACGGCTACGCTTGGTACACAACGTGACGCGCAAATCATTGACAGCCTAATGGGTGAGAAGAAAGATCACTTCCTTCTACACTACAACTTCCCTCCATACTGTGTTGGTGAAACTGGCTTCGTTGGTTCTCCTAAGCGTCGTGAAATTGGTCACGGTAAGCTTGCTAAACGTGGTATCGCGGCAGTAATGCCTTCTATTGAAGAGTTCCCATACACAGTTCGTGTTGTATCGGAAATCACAGAATCTAACGGTTCTTCTTCAATGGCTTCTGTATGTGGTACGTCTCTAGCACTTATGGATGCTGGTGTTCCAATTAAAGCTTCTGTTGCGGGTATCGCGATGGGTCTAGTTAAAGAAGGCGACGACTTCGTTGTTCTTTCTGACATCCTAGGCGACGAAGATCACCTTGGCGACATGGACTTTAAAGTAGCAGGTACTAACGAAGGTATCACTGCGCTTCAAATGGACATCAAAATCGAAGGTATCACTAAAGAGATCATGCAAATCGCTCTTAACCAAGCTCAAGGTGCGCGTAAGCACATCCTTACAGTGATGGATGAAGCAATTTCTGGTGCTCGTGAAGATATCTCTGAGTTTGCTCCACGTATTCACACGATGAAGATCAACACTGATAAGATCCGTGACGTAATCGGTAAAGGCGGCGCTGTGATCCGTTCTCTTTGTGAAGAGACTGGCACTACGATCGAAATCGAAGACGACGGTACAGTTAAGATTGCTGCAACTTCTGGTGAGCAAGCTGAAGATGCGATCAACCGCATCAAAGCACTAACTGCTGAAGTTGAAGTCGGTACTATCTACATGGGTAAAGTTGCGCGTCTTGCTGATTTCGGTGCATTCGTAACGATTCTTCCTGGTAAAGATGGTCTAGTACACATCTCTCAAATCGCTGATAAGCGTGTAGAGAAAGTATCTGACTACCTAACAGAAGGCCAAGAAGTACCGGTTAAAGTACTTGAAATCGACCGTCAAGGCCGTGTACGTTTGAGCATGAAAGAAGCAGTAGAAAAGCCAGCTGAAGAAGCGGCATCTAGTGACGAAGCAAGCGCTGAATAA
- a CDS encoding MATE family efflux transporter translates to MEQSIYKQFWRYTLPTIVAMLVNGLYQIVDGIFIGHYIGADGLAAINLAWPIVGSVLGLGMMIGVGTGAIASIWQGEERIEDAKTIIASSMVFIVFLAPIISFSLMEFSPFLLRSQGAEGVVFDMALEYVQVLYYASPIVLTSFAIPFLLRNDNRPNLATILMVVGALTNIALDYVFIVLLDWELLGAAIATSIAQSVVAVIGLSYFFSPFATLRIRLKHFSLDWEAMLRISGMGASSFFMYAYGCTMVALHNWMFSVHSNLLVVGAYAIVGYIVTIYYFVAEGIANGMQPLVSFNYGAQRHNNVYRLLKIAMATAVIGGIVFSVLVNVFPQGIVSIFNGTDPALQQEAIVGIRLHLFAVFLDGFIVVASAYYQALGESKKAVMITVGNIVIQLPFLFVLPGYFGVDGVWMAFPLSNIALSGLIFFVLLRDVKLSPSKTALRLRQETSAAV, encoded by the coding sequence ATGGAACAATCCATTTACAAACAGTTTTGGCGCTACACGTTACCGACCATTGTTGCAATGCTGGTCAACGGTTTGTATCAAATCGTCGATGGTATTTTTATCGGTCATTATATTGGAGCGGACGGACTCGCTGCGATTAATCTAGCCTGGCCAATCGTTGGTTCTGTGTTAGGCCTTGGCATGATGATTGGCGTTGGGACAGGGGCTATCGCTTCTATCTGGCAAGGTGAGGAGCGAATAGAGGATGCGAAGACGATCATTGCATCCAGTATGGTATTTATTGTGTTTTTGGCACCGATAATTTCATTTTCTTTGATGGAATTCTCCCCATTCTTGTTACGTAGTCAAGGTGCTGAAGGCGTGGTTTTTGATATGGCCCTGGAGTACGTACAGGTACTGTACTATGCCTCACCTATCGTACTTACCTCGTTTGCCATCCCATTTTTACTGCGAAATGATAACCGCCCTAACTTAGCTACTATTTTAATGGTGGTCGGTGCGTTGACTAATATAGCATTGGATTACGTGTTTATTGTTTTGTTGGACTGGGAGTTACTAGGGGCTGCGATTGCAACGTCTATTGCACAATCCGTTGTTGCCGTTATTGGTTTATCTTACTTTTTCAGCCCGTTTGCCACCCTAAGAATTCGTCTTAAGCATTTCTCTTTAGATTGGGAGGCGATGCTTCGCATATCAGGCATGGGGGCATCGAGCTTTTTCATGTATGCCTATGGCTGTACTATGGTTGCATTACACAACTGGATGTTTTCAGTACACAGCAATCTACTGGTTGTCGGGGCTTACGCCATTGTTGGTTATATCGTGACGATTTATTACTTCGTTGCGGAGGGAATAGCAAATGGAATGCAGCCACTAGTGAGCTTTAATTATGGTGCGCAGCGGCACAATAATGTGTATCGATTGTTGAAAATTGCTATGGCTACTGCGGTCATTGGCGGCATTGTATTTTCGGTTTTGGTTAACGTGTTCCCTCAAGGTATTGTATCTATTTTCAATGGTACTGATCCTGCTTTACAACAAGAGGCGATTGTAGGCATTCGTTTGCACTTATTCGCGGTATTCTTAGATGGTTTTATTGTGGTGGCCTCGGCTTATTACCAAGCGTTAGGTGAAAGTAAAAAGGCGGTGATGATCACCGTAGGCAATATTGTCATTCAATTGCCATTCTTATTTGTTTTACCCGGCTATTTCGGTGTCGATGGAGTATGGATGGCATTCCCACTTTCAAATATCGCACTATCAGGGCTCATTTTCTTTGTGCTATTAAGGGATGTGAAACTTTCGCCTTCAAAGACCGCTCTTAGACTACGACAAGAGACGAGTGCAGCTGTTTAG
- a CDS encoding U32 family peptidase, translating into MKYALGPLLYFWPKQDVENFYQQAANSQANIIYLGESVCSKRREMKPAHWFDIAKQLAADGKQVVLSTMALLEAPSEVNVMKKYIDNGDFTIEANDVSAIQLASDSKVPFVVGPAVNAYNAQTLQLFLKQGMTRWCMPVELSREWLSQVMTQCEQLGIRNKFEVEVFSHGYLPLAYSARCFTARAEDKPKDECETCCIRYPTGLKVESQEGQEVFNLNGIQTQSGYCYNLINDLTSMTGLVDVVRLSPLGLETFSHLDQFKSNEQGQNPIKLENRQCNGFWHQLAGLEIK; encoded by the coding sequence ATGAAATACGCATTAGGCCCTCTTCTTTATTTTTGGCCAAAACAAGATGTTGAGAATTTTTACCAACAAGCCGCTAACAGCCAAGCGAATATTATCTATCTTGGTGAAAGTGTTTGCTCCAAAAGGCGTGAAATGAAGCCTGCACATTGGTTTGATATTGCCAAACAGCTCGCTGCTGATGGCAAGCAAGTGGTACTTTCTACCATGGCTTTATTAGAAGCGCCAAGCGAAGTCAATGTCATGAAGAAGTACATTGATAACGGCGACTTTACTATTGAAGCCAACGATGTATCGGCAATCCAACTCGCCAGCGATAGTAAAGTACCTTTTGTTGTAGGCCCGGCGGTTAATGCTTATAACGCGCAAACGTTGCAGCTGTTTCTTAAACAAGGCATGACACGTTGGTGTATGCCTGTAGAGTTATCAAGAGAGTGGTTATCGCAAGTCATGACTCAATGCGAGCAACTTGGTATCCGAAATAAATTTGAAGTAGAAGTGTTTAGCCACGGGTATTTACCACTGGCGTACTCTGCGCGCTGTTTTACCGCTAGAGCCGAGGATAAGCCTAAAGACGAATGTGAAACTTGCTGTATTCGTTACCCAACGGGGTTAAAGGTTGAAAGCCAAGAAGGACAGGAAGTCTTTAACCTTAATGGCATTCAAACGCAATCTGGCTATTGTTACAACCTAATCAATGATTTAACTAGTATGACAGGGTTGGTTGATGTGGTTCGACTTAGCCCACTAGGGCTAGAAACCTTCTCACACTTAGATCAATTTAAATCCAATGAACAAGGGCAAAACCCTATCAAACTAGAAAACCGCCAATGCAATGGTTTCTGGCATCAATTAGCTGGACTGGAAATAAAATAG
- the ubiT gene encoding ubiquinone anaerobic biosynthesis accessory factor UbiT: MLNKIRAQLVHNAASILRSPVHLLPHTLQKRALLEALKQVFKEALEDGDFEFLEDKWLKVNISDMNLAWYISYRDEMLVVADSPKEADVSFSGQLNDLVLIAGRKEDPDTLFFQRRLSIEGDTELGLEVKNLMDSVDLDALPSAMKTMLDQLADFVQKGLQTQTENQEATHAYSN, translated from the coding sequence GTGTTAAACAAGATTCGTGCCCAGCTGGTACACAATGCAGCATCAATTTTGAGATCTCCAGTCCATTTACTGCCACATACGCTGCAAAAACGAGCACTGCTTGAAGCGTTAAAACAAGTATTTAAAGAAGCCTTGGAAGATGGAGACTTTGAGTTCTTGGAAGATAAATGGTTGAAGGTGAATATTAGTGATATGAATTTGGCTTGGTACATAAGTTATCGAGACGAAATGCTTGTTGTTGCTGATTCGCCAAAAGAAGCGGATGTGAGCTTTAGTGGTCAATTGAATGATTTGGTTCTAATTGCTGGCCGAAAAGAAGATCCCGACACGCTGTTTTTTCAACGTAGATTGAGTATTGAAGGTGATACTGAATTAGGTTTAGAGGTTAAAAACTTGATGGATAGCGTAGATTTGGATGCGCTACCAAGTGCGATGAAAACAATGCTCGATCAACTTGCGGATTTTGTTCAAAAAGGCCTGCAAACCCAGACTGAAAATCAAGAGGCTACTCATGCTTATTCGAACTGA
- a CDS encoding EAL domain-containing protein codes for MPTEQLQLWFSKLTDNSPFFFAILDSAHNYRMVNDRYCEISGLDKTEMIGMCDKQILGELFYKNLQPYYQRAFNGETVESEITLNDHSLETSLHFSLSPIISKGIVEFIAFHAIDTSEKQILVRSLEESENKFTRLTELLPSGLLLVEDGCIISANRTSSQLLGFNSPAELLGEEFSRLFIDEKSKRSFGSQLIHLLSETSINCLTGARCGIERRIKLKSETTSILGSQSHIILIEDLSNAELNDTQSRGEDAHIDSFTKLYNRFGFTKRLEQFIQNETPLVMLYLDIDNFKNINDSLGHHIGDKVIKEVSARLQRLLPSQAVLSHLGGDEFGIILPDPDHNRTVDLLGERIISLINQPFDLHHFSKRLACSIGSVCFPGDGQDARILLQNADTAMYEAKDRGRNRLIKFNDQMNKEARMRLWLEIELQKALQQNGLEVWYQPKVNAKDFSINGAEALVRWKHPVEGYISPGAFIPVAEKAGLIEQLGRVVMREVFSTVKRWKVQGILPGRVAINLSPEQFGNPKLIDYMEKLLHTTELDPSCITFELTESAVMSNSDHTLQMLNAIKKLGFALSIDDFGTGYSSLSYLARFPLDELKIDRAFITDIDTLPKQITVIENIINLGKSLNLTVVAEGVETRHQATLLSNLDCHSIQGFHFYRPQPKQEVEELLVQNRRHRN; via the coding sequence ATGCCAACAGAACAACTACAACTCTGGTTTTCAAAGCTAACGGATAATAGCCCGTTTTTCTTTGCAATATTGGACAGCGCACACAACTATCGCATGGTGAATGATCGCTATTGTGAAATTTCGGGGCTAGATAAAACCGAAATGATTGGGATGTGTGACAAACAGATCCTCGGTGAGTTATTTTATAAAAACCTGCAACCATACTACCAACGCGCTTTTAATGGCGAAACCGTTGAATCCGAAATAACACTTAACGATCATAGCTTAGAAACCAGCTTACATTTTAGCCTTTCGCCAATCATCAGTAAGGGCATTGTTGAATTCATCGCCTTCCACGCGATTGATACGTCTGAAAAACAAATTTTGGTTCGGTCGCTAGAAGAATCTGAAAACAAATTCACACGTTTAACTGAATTATTGCCAAGCGGTTTGTTGCTAGTAGAAGATGGTTGTATCATTTCAGCCAACCGTACGTCATCTCAACTATTGGGGTTTAATAGCCCGGCAGAGCTGTTAGGCGAAGAATTCTCTCGTTTGTTTATCGATGAAAAGAGCAAACGTTCTTTTGGTTCTCAACTTATCCACCTACTGTCTGAGACCAGCATCAATTGCTTGACCGGTGCCCGTTGCGGTATCGAAAGACGCATTAAGCTCAAGTCAGAGACCACCAGCATTCTCGGTAGTCAATCTCATATCATCCTCATTGAGGATTTAAGTAATGCGGAACTAAACGACACTCAAAGCCGTGGTGAAGATGCTCATATTGACTCTTTCACCAAGCTATACAATCGGTTCGGCTTTACTAAACGATTAGAGCAATTCATTCAAAATGAAACACCTTTAGTGATGCTGTATCTCGACATCGATAACTTTAAGAATATTAATGACTCTTTAGGTCATCATATTGGTGATAAGGTCATCAAAGAAGTTTCTGCAAGGTTACAACGACTACTCCCATCTCAAGCTGTACTAAGCCATTTAGGTGGCGATGAGTTTGGCATCATCCTGCCCGATCCAGACCATAACAGAACGGTGGATTTGCTAGGAGAGCGTATCATTTCCTTGATCAACCAACCTTTCGACCTCCACCACTTCAGTAAACGCTTGGCGTGCTCTATCGGCAGTGTTTGTTTCCCTGGAGATGGCCAAGATGCTCGAATTTTGCTGCAAAATGCTGACACAGCGATGTACGAAGCCAAAGATCGCGGACGCAACCGCTTAATCAAATTCAACGACCAAATGAATAAAGAAGCGCGTATGCGACTTTGGCTTGAAATTGAACTTCAAAAAGCACTGCAACAAAATGGTTTGGAAGTTTGGTATCAGCCTAAAGTAAATGCAAAAGACTTCAGTATTAACGGCGCCGAAGCTTTAGTGCGATGGAAGCACCCGGTTGAAGGGTACATCAGCCCTGGTGCCTTTATTCCCGTCGCGGAGAAAGCTGGGTTAATTGAACAGCTTGGTCGAGTAGTCATGAGGGAAGTATTTTCAACGGTAAAGCGCTGGAAAGTACAAGGCATTTTGCCGGGTCGTGTCGCTATTAATCTCTCTCCTGAGCAGTTTGGTAACCCGAAACTGATTGATTACATGGAGAAGCTACTTCATACAACAGAACTCGATCCAAGCTGCATCACTTTTGAGTTAACAGAAAGTGCAGTGATGAGTAATAGTGATCACACATTACAAATGTTGAATGCCATCAAAAAACTAGGATTTGCGTTATCTATCGATGATTTTGGTACCGGTTACTCTTCGTTATCTTACCTTGCTCGTTTCCCTTTGGATGAGTTAAAAATCGACCGTGCGTTCATCACTGATATCGACACGCTTCCTAAGCAGATCACCGTGATCGAAAACATCATCAACCTCGGTAAGTCGCTTAATCTGACTGTGGTTGCTGAAGGGGTTGAAACGCGCCATCAAGCCACTTTATTGTCGAATCTGGACTGCCACTCAATACAAGGTTTTCACTTTTACCGACCACAACCAAAGCAAGAAGTGGAAGAGCTGTTAGTGCAAAATAGAAGACACAGAAATTAA
- the ubiU gene encoding ubiquinone anaerobic biosynthesis protein UbiU, which produces MELLCPAGNLPALKTAIDCGADAVYIGFKDDTNARHFAGLNFTGKKLDKAVQYVHDHNKKIHVALNTFAHPNGFNRWTNAVDNAAAIGVDALIVADIAVLDYAATKYPEMELHLSVQASATNVAAIQFYTNNFNVKRVVLPRVLSIHQVKQLSRNIPQGVELEVFAFGSLCIMSEGRCYLSSYMTGESPNTVGACSPAKYVRWQETENGLESRLNEILIDRYAEGENAGYPTLCKGRFDVNIDGETKRYHALEEPTSLNTLSMLPDLFAANVASVKIEGRQRSPAYVEQVTRTWREAIDHYLANPTQYQVAKQWDATLANVSEGRQTTLGAYHRKWQ; this is translated from the coding sequence ATGGAACTCCTTTGCCCTGCGGGTAATTTACCCGCTCTAAAAACTGCAATCGATTGTGGCGCTGATGCGGTATACATCGGATTCAAAGACGACACCAATGCTCGTCATTTTGCTGGGCTCAATTTTACTGGGAAAAAACTCGATAAAGCGGTTCAATATGTTCATGACCACAATAAGAAGATTCATGTGGCCTTGAATACATTTGCACACCCAAATGGATTTAACCGCTGGACAAATGCCGTTGATAACGCGGCCGCTATTGGTGTTGATGCCTTAATTGTGGCCGATATCGCGGTGTTGGACTATGCAGCAACCAAGTACCCAGAGATGGAATTGCATCTCTCTGTGCAAGCCTCGGCAACCAATGTTGCTGCCATCCAATTCTATACCAATAATTTCAATGTTAAACGCGTGGTTTTGCCTCGTGTACTTTCGATCCACCAAGTAAAACAACTCTCTCGTAACATCCCTCAAGGGGTTGAGCTTGAGGTATTTGCTTTCGGAAGCTTGTGTATCATGTCGGAAGGTCGTTGTTACTTATCATCTTATATGACAGGCGAGTCTCCAAATACGGTTGGTGCTTGTTCTCCAGCTAAGTATGTACGTTGGCAAGAAACAGAAAATGGTCTGGAGTCTAGGCTGAACGAAATCTTGATCGATCGATACGCTGAAGGGGAAAATGCTGGTTACCCTACTCTGTGTAAAGGCCGCTTTGACGTGAATATCGATGGTGAAACAAAGCGCTACCATGCACTAGAAGAACCAACGAGCCTAAATACACTGTCTATGCTGCCTGACTTATTTGCAGCGAATGTTGCCTCTGTAAAAATCGAAGGCCGCCAGCGAAGTCCTGCCTATGTAGAACAAGTGACTCGGACGTGGCGTGAAGCCATCGACCATTACCTAGCAAACCCAACGCAATATCAAGTCGCTAAGCAATGGGATGCAACTTTAGCCAACGTTTCTGAAGGCAGACAAACCACGCTAGGTGCATATCACCGAAAATGGCAATAA